In one window of Frigoriglobus tundricola DNA:
- a CDS encoding RluA family pseudouridine synthase: protein MRELPSPTADVLLLEWLLTALAPTNRTRVKQILRSGRVTVNGASVTRHDHPVRPGDKVCVTRDAPPPTAERTGLAIVHEDAQLVVIDKPSGLLTVATESEKTDTAFVRLSAHLASRRAGRPFVVHRLDRETSGLLLFARSAEVRDELQDNWDRVTKTYLAVVEGVPDPADGAVANYLTEGRDLRVRASRHAGPDAKHAVTRYKVRETRGRYSLVEVKLETGRKHQIRVHMAGLGCPVAGDQMYSATTDPARRLCLHAWRLGFDHPFTSERIELESPLPAELSRAFR from the coding sequence ATGCGGGAACTTCCGTCGCCAACTGCTGATGTTTTGCTTCTCGAATGGCTGCTGACGGCGCTGGCGCCGACGAACCGCACACGCGTCAAGCAGATCCTCCGTTCCGGCCGGGTGACGGTTAACGGGGCATCGGTGACGCGACACGATCATCCGGTGCGCCCCGGCGACAAGGTGTGCGTCACGCGCGACGCTCCTCCCCCCACGGCCGAACGCACGGGGCTCGCAATCGTCCACGAGGACGCTCAACTCGTCGTAATCGATAAGCCCAGCGGGTTATTGACGGTCGCTACCGAGTCAGAGAAAACCGACACCGCGTTCGTGCGGTTGAGTGCGCACCTCGCTTCGCGCCGAGCGGGACGGCCGTTCGTAGTCCATCGCCTCGACCGCGAAACGTCCGGTTTGCTCCTTTTCGCGCGGAGCGCGGAAGTGCGCGACGAACTTCAGGACAACTGGGACCGCGTGACAAAGACGTACCTCGCCGTCGTCGAGGGGGTACCCGACCCCGCGGATGGCGCGGTCGCGAATTACCTTACGGAAGGCCGCGATCTCCGCGTGCGCGCGAGCCGGCACGCCGGCCCCGACGCGAAGCACGCCGTCACGCGGTACAAGGTCCGCGAGACCCGCGGCCGGTACTCGCTCGTTGAGGTGAAGCTGGAAACGGGGCGCAAGCACCAGATCCGCGTTCACATGGCCGGGTTGGGCTGTCCCGTAGCGGGGGATCAGATGTACTCCGCGACCACAGACCCCGCCCGCCGCTTGTGCCTGCACGCCTGGCGGCTCGGCTTCGACCACCCGTTCACCAGTGAGCGAATCGAACTCGAATCCCCGCTCCCGGCTGAGCTGTCGCGCGCCTTCCGATGA
- a CDS encoding response regulator — MPHPRQLRLLVVDDHPDSADSLSQLLSLLGHDARAARTCAEARTALDQGAGFAPDVVVLDVRLPDGDGFALAAELRRRLERPPVFIALTGLQDQEQKCHAAGFDHYLLKPVEPARLAALLAALCRPE; from the coding sequence ATGCCTCATCCGCGACAACTGCGCCTGCTCGTCGTCGATGACCACCCCGACAGCGCGGACTCCCTGAGCCAACTGCTATCGCTCCTCGGGCACGACGCTCGTGCCGCTCGGACGTGCGCGGAAGCGCGGACGGCGCTGGACCAGGGAGCCGGTTTCGCGCCCGATGTGGTGGTACTGGACGTGCGCCTGCCGGACGGCGACGGGTTCGCGCTCGCCGCGGAGTTGCGCCGGCGGCTCGAACGCCCGCCCGTGTTCATCGCGCTAACGGGGTTACAAGATCAGGAGCAGAAGTGCCACGCGGCCGGATTCGATCATTACTTGTTGAAGCCGGTCGAACCGGCCCGACTCGCGGCGCTGTTGGCCGCTCTGTGCCGGCCCGAGTGA
- a CDS encoding alpha-2-macroglobulin family protein gives MTPASPVITELQPLLDALAEENITPDQLRRLEELVLMHPEAEAHYIRFMSFCADLIGHVAGLPEPKQVATTALPPIAPTQDPPHPRLEPARPSPVAPRADRRTSRARKLIAWLLVAGTVSSVIGSQLYTWRERARTVRDAEVAVATAQRELARVKAAQDAALEESRKPVEAALVAERELLERYRAAQTSARKAIEEKDFVVRLTGPEHVQPGAPNKWQIETLRHGAIGRPQKLDVVVKDAKDTELLRQTHEKPVGAATLELTAAFWEKVKPGSDLFLEVVAHTEDRKSVLAERLPLARPVYVTHLVTDKPLYKPGETVRFRSLTLDRSSLRPPEHDLHLIFKLRDPSDTVVPLDEGNGRLLRALQPVVDANRKHIRGIGVGEYALSADAPGGEYKLDLFEKLAGTGKEVLLETRKFIVNRYVPDTFEKKLEFDGKSYGPGETVQARIEVSRTAGGPMKNAKATVVASTVRTILYEQKDAKFTTLTSGGVTKTFLNVRFVLPPSIFEKAPSNAPPSATLSVNIQDGSDTEAIVRPIPLVSKTLGIGFFPEGGEMIAGVPGRVYFMVRMPIVGGSKPADLKGYITDGTNTITEVSTLTDAENPGVNRGHGAFTLTPKAGTKYFLKLLTPIGITEPTRDGFPLPVAKADGVALTALDAVTERGGAIRVRLQTAQGPKTLHVGAYVRERLVAQQKVELEANKPVEVSLKGDEPAGGVTRVTVFEERKGDAPDLTALTPRAERLVFRGSAEHLVLKANPDKTRYSPSDRVRLDLSAVTESGAPTPAVLLVGVVNRSVITMADNKNDRLLPTHFLLSGEVKNSAELEHADFLLTDHPKAGVALDLLLGTQGWRRFAEQDIAPSNPTDRPDVDKMLVAHGQRPTAPLELFKLEEQRLRAEFQPQLEQARLRSAAKEAQWNAIPAARLAQMMNVQTAVSVATAQVRDAREALDDFEERYEQLVPSLPSLLAFLAVLGTLTLLFMVMREATATKPAGKGRPYIAGAGALIVCGLLAVTMKNMGTNANSTFSFVGSSIKPPGSRSRGAVDERPDMAVAGSIRNEGIDRSGSMPAPTEPPSFPRVPSGPPAAPPKAPTRNVEGKSVANGLPGNTKDARSNRSAPSVSNRSDLGAEKTRVASAFNPNQIPEALKGHGLARGMYSTIESLTAPFVVREYAHQRDPALGEVRSDFTETVYWHPVLVMPATGQATVEFQLSDDIARYQVLVAGHTTDGRIGAITTTIEARKPFSIDPKLPLEIAHTDTIDAPIRVTNDSNVRRNVAFTATPNGLKTTGLLQDVIDLEPNGKGRKILRLNADKLEGEASLSIEGTSIPAEKDAIFRTIRIVPDGFPGVGSFSDMLENGRARGGITLPKDVVPGSLQVRLEVYPTSMADLVKGLDGLLREPSGCFEQTSTTNYPNTLILDYMNQTNQVNPGAAKRAKELLARGYGRLTSFECPDTPLATRQGFEWFGAADRQHEALTAYGLLQFKDMSRVHPVDPQLIKRTQGFLLSRKDGTGGFKRNARALDGFGGAPKHTTDVYIVWALVESDPDDTERLDLKTEIASLKAEALNANSVGGRDAYFVALVANVVLQRGDRETAHKLLDRLKDKHVKAGAVTGAVTSITRSGGRDLEIETTALALLGWLRANDPSYALTIKAATKWISQQRGGYGGFGSTQSTIMALKALTLFAKKAAHPAEAGELRVLVGGKVAGTRRFSEQDVEVIGLDIPNPDAVFAPGRSEVEIVTDAKQPYPFALAYTYTTLTPVSAEKCAVKIGTKLGKTEAAEGDTVPLHLTFENKQNKGQGMAVAVVGIPAGMRVPTDMKQLTDLREKGQVAYFETRGRELVLYWRELAPEQKIALTVDLVCDVPGTYHGPASRGYLYYDADHKHWVEPLAVKIAPLAAEPAQAQGP, from the coding sequence GTGACCCCCGCTTCACCGGTCATCACCGAGCTGCAACCGCTTCTCGACGCCCTGGCGGAAGAGAACATCACCCCGGACCAACTCCGGCGACTGGAAGAACTCGTTCTCATGCACCCCGAGGCCGAGGCGCACTACATTCGGTTCATGAGCTTCTGCGCCGATCTGATCGGCCACGTTGCCGGATTACCCGAACCGAAACAGGTCGCAACGACCGCCCTTCCCCCGATCGCGCCAACTCAGGACCCGCCGCACCCTCGCCTCGAACCGGCTCGCCCCTCGCCCGTGGCCCCTCGAGCCGACAGGAGGACGAGCCGCGCGCGCAAGCTGATCGCGTGGCTGCTCGTGGCCGGGACGGTCAGCAGCGTGATCGGGTCGCAGCTCTATACCTGGCGCGAACGCGCACGGACGGTTCGCGATGCGGAAGTCGCTGTGGCGACAGCCCAGCGCGAACTTGCCCGTGTGAAAGCCGCACAGGATGCCGCTCTGGAGGAAAGTCGCAAGCCCGTCGAAGCCGCGCTCGTCGCGGAACGCGAACTCCTCGAGCGGTATCGTGCGGCGCAAACGAGTGCCCGCAAGGCGATCGAGGAAAAGGACTTCGTCGTCCGCCTCACCGGCCCGGAACACGTTCAGCCCGGCGCTCCGAACAAGTGGCAGATCGAAACGCTCCGCCACGGGGCCATCGGCCGGCCTCAGAAGCTGGATGTCGTCGTCAAGGACGCGAAAGATACCGAACTCCTGCGCCAGACGCACGAGAAGCCCGTCGGCGCGGCCACACTCGAACTCACGGCCGCGTTCTGGGAGAAGGTGAAACCAGGCTCCGACCTGTTCCTCGAAGTCGTGGCGCACACCGAGGATCGCAAGAGCGTGTTGGCCGAGCGGCTGCCGCTCGCGCGGCCAGTGTATGTGACGCACCTCGTCACCGACAAGCCGCTGTACAAGCCCGGCGAAACGGTGCGCTTCCGCTCGCTCACCCTCGACCGCAGCAGCCTGCGTCCGCCGGAACACGACCTTCACCTGATCTTCAAACTCCGCGATCCGAGCGACACCGTCGTTCCGCTCGACGAGGGGAACGGCCGGTTGCTCCGCGCCCTCCAACCGGTCGTGGACGCCAATCGCAAGCACATTCGCGGCATCGGCGTCGGTGAGTACGCACTCAGCGCGGACGCCCCTGGCGGCGAATACAAGCTCGACCTCTTCGAGAAACTAGCCGGCACCGGCAAAGAAGTGCTACTCGAAACGCGCAAGTTCATCGTGAACAGGTACGTCCCGGACACCTTCGAGAAGAAGCTCGAATTCGACGGCAAGAGCTACGGCCCGGGCGAAACCGTCCAGGCCCGGATCGAGGTCTCGCGGACCGCCGGCGGGCCGATGAAAAACGCGAAGGCCACCGTCGTCGCCTCAACGGTACGAACGATCTTGTACGAGCAGAAGGACGCGAAATTCACCACCCTGACCAGCGGCGGAGTCACAAAGACCTTTCTAAACGTGCGATTCGTGCTGCCCCCGAGCATCTTCGAGAAGGCCCCATCGAACGCGCCACCGTCCGCGACTCTGAGCGTGAACATTCAGGACGGGAGCGATACTGAAGCCATCGTTAGGCCGATTCCGCTCGTGTCGAAGACCCTCGGCATCGGGTTCTTCCCCGAGGGCGGCGAGATGATCGCCGGCGTGCCCGGCCGCGTGTACTTCATGGTCCGGATGCCCATCGTGGGGGGTTCGAAACCCGCCGACCTGAAGGGCTATATCACCGACGGCACGAACACCATCACCGAAGTCAGCACGCTCACGGACGCCGAAAACCCCGGCGTGAACCGCGGGCACGGCGCCTTCACACTCACGCCGAAGGCCGGCACAAAATACTTCCTCAAGCTTCTGACGCCGATTGGAATCACGGAACCGACTCGGGACGGGTTCCCACTTCCCGTCGCGAAGGCGGATGGCGTCGCGCTCACGGCCCTTGACGCCGTGACCGAACGGGGCGGCGCGATCCGCGTGCGGTTGCAAACCGCGCAGGGACCGAAGACGTTGCACGTCGGGGCGTATGTTCGCGAGCGACTCGTCGCGCAACAGAAGGTCGAACTGGAAGCGAACAAGCCCGTCGAGGTCTCCCTCAAGGGAGACGAGCCGGCGGGCGGCGTGACGCGCGTGACCGTGTTCGAGGAACGGAAGGGCGATGCCCCCGACCTGACGGCTCTCACTCCACGGGCGGAGCGACTCGTGTTCCGGGGATCGGCTGAACACCTCGTCCTGAAGGCGAACCCGGACAAGACTCGGTATTCGCCGTCCGACCGGGTGCGGCTCGATCTGTCCGCGGTCACGGAGAGCGGCGCGCCGACGCCCGCCGTGCTGCTCGTCGGCGTGGTGAACCGCAGTGTGATCACGATGGCCGACAATAAGAACGATCGGTTGCTACCGACACACTTCCTCCTTTCGGGCGAGGTGAAGAACTCGGCGGAACTGGAACACGCCGACTTCCTGCTAACGGACCACCCGAAGGCCGGCGTCGCGCTCGATCTGCTCCTGGGCACGCAAGGCTGGCGCCGGTTCGCTGAGCAGGACATCGCCCCGTCGAACCCGACCGACCGACCAGACGTGGACAAGATGCTCGTCGCCCACGGTCAGCGCCCCACCGCACCGCTGGAGTTGTTCAAGCTCGAAGAGCAGCGCCTCAGAGCTGAATTCCAGCCACAACTGGAGCAGGCGCGGCTGCGCAGTGCGGCCAAGGAGGCCCAGTGGAATGCGATACCCGCCGCACGGCTCGCTCAGATGATGAATGTGCAAACGGCCGTTTCTGTCGCCACGGCTCAAGTGAGAGACGCACGGGAGGCACTAGACGACTTCGAGGAGCGCTACGAGCAGCTCGTTCCGTCACTCCCTTCGCTGCTGGCCTTCCTGGCGGTTCTGGGTACCCTCACCCTCCTCTTCATGGTCATGCGAGAGGCAACCGCCACCAAACCAGCCGGAAAGGGGCGCCCGTACATCGCAGGTGCGGGCGCGCTGATCGTCTGTGGTCTGCTGGCCGTGACGATGAAGAATATGGGGACTAACGCGAACAGCACCTTCTCTTTTGTGGGGAGTTCGATCAAACCACCGGGTTCAAGGAGTCGAGGTGCGGTTGATGAGCGTCCGGACATGGCAGTGGCGGGGAGCATAAGAAACGAGGGTATCGATCGGTCCGGGAGTATGCCCGCCCCCACGGAACCACCCAGCTTCCCCCGCGTCCCGTCCGGCCCGCCGGCAGCGCCTCCCAAAGCACCAACTCGTAACGTGGAGGGAAAGAGCGTAGCCAACGGGCTACCGGGCAACACGAAGGACGCGCGCTCGAACCGAAGCGCCCCATCGGTCAGCAATCGGTCCGACCTGGGAGCCGAAAAGACCCGCGTAGCTTCCGCGTTCAACCCAAATCAGATCCCTGAAGCGTTGAAGGGACACGGTTTGGCGAGGGGAATGTACTCGACTATTGAGTCGCTCACCGCGCCCTTCGTCGTACGCGAGTACGCCCACCAGCGCGACCCGGCACTCGGCGAGGTCCGTTCGGACTTCACCGAAACGGTGTACTGGCACCCGGTTCTTGTGATGCCCGCGACCGGTCAGGCGACCGTCGAGTTTCAGCTCTCCGACGACATCGCCCGGTATCAGGTTCTCGTTGCGGGACACACGACCGATGGTCGCATCGGTGCCATCACGACAACGATCGAAGCCCGCAAGCCGTTCAGCATTGATCCGAAGTTGCCCCTGGAAATCGCGCACACGGACACCATCGACGCACCCATCCGCGTGACCAACGATAGCAACGTGCGGCGTAACGTGGCGTTCACCGCAACGCCGAACGGCCTCAAGACCACCGGCCTGTTGCAAGACGTGATTGACCTCGAACCGAACGGCAAGGGCCGCAAGATTCTTCGTCTCAACGCGGACAAGCTCGAAGGTGAAGCGAGCCTTTCCATCGAGGGCACGAGCATCCCAGCTGAGAAGGACGCGATCTTCCGCACGATCCGCATTGTCCCCGATGGCTTCCCCGGCGTCGGGTCGTTCAGCGACATGCTGGAGAACGGCCGCGCTCGCGGCGGGATCACATTACCGAAGGATGTGGTTCCGGGTTCACTCCAGGTCCGGCTCGAAGTCTACCCCACCTCGATGGCCGATCTCGTGAAGGGGCTGGACGGCCTCTTGCGCGAGCCGTCCGGGTGCTTCGAGCAGACCTCGACCACGAACTACCCGAACACGCTGATCCTCGACTACATGAACCAGACCAACCAGGTGAACCCCGGGGCCGCGAAGCGCGCGAAGGAGTTGCTGGCACGCGGCTACGGACGGCTGACCTCGTTCGAATGCCCCGACACGCCGCTGGCGACGAGGCAGGGTTTTGAGTGGTTCGGCGCGGCCGACCGCCAGCACGAAGCGCTCACCGCCTACGGACTGCTCCAGTTCAAGGACATGAGCCGCGTTCACCCGGTCGACCCGCAACTCATTAAACGGACACAGGGGTTCCTGCTGTCCCGCAAAGATGGGACCGGCGGGTTTAAACGAAATGCGCGGGCACTGGACGGATTCGGCGGCGCACCGAAACACACGACCGACGTCTACATCGTTTGGGCTCTTGTTGAGAGCGACCCGGACGACACCGAACGGCTCGATCTCAAAACCGAAATTGCGTCACTCAAAGCCGAAGCGCTCAACGCGAACTCGGTTGGCGGCAGGGATGCCTACTTCGTCGCGCTCGTCGCGAACGTCGTGCTCCAGCGCGGCGACCGCGAAACCGCCCATAAGCTGCTCGATCGCCTGAAGGACAAGCACGTCAAAGCGGGCGCCGTTACGGGGGCCGTCACGAGCATCACCCGCTCCGGTGGCCGCGATCTGGAGATCGAAACCACCGCTCTCGCGCTTCTCGGATGGCTGCGAGCGAACGACCCGAGCTACGCGCTGACCATTAAAGCCGCAACAAAGTGGATCAGCCAGCAGCGCGGCGGGTACGGCGGGTTCGGGTCCACGCAATCGACCATCATGGCGCTCAAGGCCCTCACGCTGTTCGCGAAGAAAGCGGCCCACCCCGCTGAAGCCGGCGAACTCCGGGTACTGGTCGGCGGGAAGGTCGCCGGCACACGACGCTTTTCCGAACAGGACGTCGAGGTGATCGGGCTCGACATTCCGAACCCGGATGCGGTGTTCGCCCCGGGCCGGTCAGAAGTGGAGATCGTCACGGACGCGAAGCAGCCGTATCCCTTCGCCCTGGCGTACACCTACACGACGCTCACGCCGGTGAGCGCCGAGAAGTGCGCGGTGAAGATCGGCACGAAGCTCGGCAAGACCGAGGCCGCCGAGGGCGACACGGTGCCGCTGCACTTGACCTTCGAGAACAAACAGAACAAGGGACAGGGGATGGCGGTGGCGGTCGTCGGCATCCCGGCCGGGATGCGGGTGCCGACCGACATGAAGCAACTGACGGACCTCCGGGAGAAGGGCCAGGTGGCGTACTTCGAGACCCGGGGCCGGGAACTGGTGCTCTACTGGCGCGAACTGGCCCCGGAGCAGAAGATCGCGCTGACGGTGGACCTGGTGTGCGACGTGCCGGGCACCTACCATGGGCCGGCCAGCCGCGGGTACCTGTACTACGACGCGGACCACAAGCACTGGGTCGAACCGCTCGCCGTAAAGATTGCGCCCCTGGCCGCTGAACCGGCGCAGGCACAGGGGCCATGA
- a CDS encoding response regulator, with amino-acid sequence MSPGPVTLRVLVVDDNRDAADTLADLLRLYGADVRACYSAETALAQLGTFDFQAAILDIHMPGVDGCELAQRLRAATPARLLLVALTGVSDDAARRRTAEAGFDLHLTKASASDILVAALAAFGRWLVENRPADDHHFDDTSRAPN; translated from the coding sequence ATGAGTCCGGGGCCTGTTACCCTCCGCGTGCTCGTGGTGGACGATAACCGCGACGCCGCCGACACGCTCGCCGATCTGCTCCGCCTGTACGGAGCCGACGTGCGAGCGTGTTACAGCGCGGAAACGGCACTGGCACAACTGGGCACGTTCGACTTCCAGGCCGCGATTCTGGACATTCACATGCCGGGGGTGGACGGGTGCGAGCTGGCCCAGCGCCTCCGGGCCGCGACCCCGGCCCGGCTCCTCCTCGTTGCACTGACGGGCGTCAGCGACGATGCAGCCCGGCGCCGCACCGCCGAAGCCGGATTCGACTTGCACTTAACGAAAGCGTCCGCGTCTGACATTCTCGTCGCGGCCCTGGCCGCCTTCGGCCGATGGCTTGTTGAAAACCGACCCGCGGACGATCACCACTTCGATGACACATCACGCGCACCGAATTAG